One part of the Streptomyces lydicus genome encodes these proteins:
- a CDS encoding GntR family transcriptional regulator, whose protein sequence is MTTFAPDSLDLNRKLPLWYQVSQSLRASILGRSPKDPLRLPTEDALAAHYGVSVLTMRQALKELEAEGLISRHRRRGTFIEPSARRGAPVRLLGSVDTIVAQQSGMSTELLDHGPTAVPAELAEYFPELTEVGGFRRLRGDEETGEPTNHACNYVRPDVAALIDPQDLVRWPMTKVLRDAVGVRISRITDTVEARLADPETARLLRVPLLSPILHYTGVTYDEDGRPVDVARIHYRGDRFSFTVTLEAH, encoded by the coding sequence GTGACCACCTTCGCTCCGGACTCGCTCGACCTGAACCGCAAGCTGCCGCTGTGGTACCAGGTCTCGCAGTCGCTGCGCGCCTCCATACTCGGCCGCTCCCCGAAGGACCCGCTGCGGCTGCCGACCGAGGACGCGCTCGCCGCGCACTACGGGGTGAGCGTGCTGACCATGCGCCAGGCCCTCAAGGAGCTGGAGGCGGAGGGGCTGATCAGCCGGCACCGGCGGCGCGGCACGTTCATCGAGCCGAGCGCGCGGCGCGGAGCGCCGGTGCGGCTGCTCGGCTCGGTGGACACGATCGTGGCCCAGCAGTCCGGGATGAGCACCGAACTGCTGGACCACGGCCCGACCGCGGTGCCCGCCGAACTCGCGGAGTACTTCCCGGAGTTGACCGAGGTGGGCGGGTTCCGGCGGCTGCGTGGCGACGAGGAGACCGGCGAGCCGACCAACCACGCCTGCAACTACGTGCGACCCGACGTGGCGGCGCTGATCGACCCGCAGGACCTCGTGCGCTGGCCGATGACGAAGGTGCTGCGCGACGCGGTCGGCGTACGGATCAGCCGGATCACCGACACCGTCGAGGCCCGGCTGGCCGACCCCGAGACCGCCCGGCTGCTGCGGGTCCCGCTGCTCAGCCCGATCCTGCACTACACGGGCGTCACCTACGACGAGGACGGCCGCCCGGTCGACGTCGCCCGGATCCACTACCGCGGCGACCGCTTCTCCTTCACGGTCACCCTGGAGGCGCACTGA
- a CDS encoding polysaccharide deacetylase family protein, with translation MSGRPAAVPILMYHAITVAPTPAVRDLSVTPAAFEEQLAVLADGGFTPLTTTALAAAWRGDGPLPPRPVLITFDDGYDGVYRHALPALARHGFPATLFVSTGWLGGPYGTGDAPDTTLDWDQVRKLAGAGVEIGGHSHTHPRLDALGDERLRHEVLRCKEIIADEVGTAPESFAYPFGHSSRRVRRTVRGLGFRQALAVGNTLAAPRQGPYALARLTVRRRTGTEEFARIVEGRGLTRAFARDRALTKGYAVVRRTRQAVRLWLPEH, from the coding sequence ATGAGCGGCCGCCCGGCCGCGGTGCCGATCCTGATGTACCACGCGATCACCGTGGCCCCGACGCCCGCCGTACGGGACCTCTCGGTGACACCCGCCGCGTTCGAGGAGCAGCTGGCCGTCCTGGCCGACGGCGGGTTCACCCCGCTGACCACCACCGCCCTCGCCGCGGCCTGGCGGGGCGACGGCCCGCTGCCGCCGCGGCCGGTGCTGATCACCTTCGACGACGGCTACGACGGCGTGTACCGCCACGCGCTGCCCGCCCTGGCCCGGCACGGCTTCCCCGCCACCCTGTTCGTCTCCACGGGATGGCTGGGCGGGCCGTACGGGACCGGGGATGCGCCGGACACCACGCTCGACTGGGACCAGGTGCGCAAGCTGGCCGGGGCGGGGGTGGAGATCGGCGGCCACAGCCACACCCACCCGCGGCTGGACGCGCTCGGCGACGAGCGGCTGCGTCACGAGGTGCTGCGCTGCAAGGAGATCATCGCCGACGAGGTCGGGACCGCGCCGGAGTCCTTCGCCTACCCGTTCGGCCACTCCAGCCGGCGGGTGCGGCGCACGGTGCGCGGACTGGGCTTCCGGCAGGCGCTGGCGGTCGGCAACACGCTCGCGGCGCCCCGCCAGGGACCGTACGCGCTGGCGCGGCTGACCGTGCGGCGGCGTACCGGCACCGAGGAGTTCGCCCGGATCGTCGAGGGGCGGGGACTGACCCGTGCCTTCGCCCGGGACCGCGCGCTCACCAAGGGGTACGCGGTGGTCCGCCGGACGCGTCAGGCGGTGCGGCTGTGGCTGCCGGAGCACTGA
- a CDS encoding SGNH/GDSL hydrolase family protein: MRLSRFAALTSAFFVTTALALTGASAAASAQLPTATGYVALGDSYSSGVGAGSYDSSSGSCKRSTRSYPALWNAAHTPASFAFTACSGARTGDVVSGQLGPLNASTGLVSITIGGNDAGFADTMTTCALQGESACLARVAQARTYIDNTLPGRLDTVYSAIAQKAPNARVVVLGYPRFYKIGGSCLAGLSDKSRSAINAAADDINGVTAKRAADHGFGFADVTSTFTGHELCSGSAWLHSVTYPVDESYHPTSAGQSGGYLPVFASAT, from the coding sequence ATGAGACTGTCCCGATTCGCGGCCCTGACGTCCGCCTTCTTCGTCACCACGGCGCTCGCGCTCACCGGCGCGAGCGCTGCCGCGTCCGCCCAACTCCCCACCGCCACCGGCTACGTGGCACTCGGCGACTCGTACTCCTCGGGTGTCGGTGCCGGCAGCTACGACAGCTCCAGCGGCTCCTGCAAGCGCAGCACCAGGTCCTACCCGGCCCTCTGGAACGCCGCGCACACCCCCGCGTCCTTCGCCTTCACCGCCTGTTCCGGCGCCCGAACGGGTGATGTCGTGAGCGGTCAGCTCGGCCCGCTCAACGCCTCCACCGGTCTGGTCAGCATCACCATCGGCGGCAACGACGCCGGTTTCGCCGACACCATGACGACCTGTGCGCTCCAGGGTGAGAGTGCCTGCCTGGCCCGGGTCGCCCAGGCCAGGACGTACATCGACAACACCCTGCCCGGCCGCCTCGACACCGTGTACAGCGCCATCGCGCAGAAGGCCCCGAACGCCCGGGTCGTCGTCCTGGGCTACCCCCGCTTCTACAAGATCGGCGGCAGCTGCCTCGCCGGGCTCTCCGACAAGTCCCGGAGCGCGATCAACGCCGCCGCCGACGACATCAACGGCGTCACCGCCAAGCGCGCCGCCGACCACGGCTTCGGCTTCGCCGACGTCACCTCGACCTTCACCGGTCACGAGCTGTGCTCCGGCAGCGCGTGGCTGCACAGCGTGACCTATCCCGTCGACGAGTCCTACCACCCCACCTCCGCCGGCCAGTCCGGCGGCTATCTGCCGGTGTTCGCCTCCGCCACGTGA
- a CDS encoding GNAT family N-acetyltransferase, translating into MDVTVQHPHELSDADRVAWTELQSAAPSRGAPQLANPFLAPEFALAVGRCRGGVRIAVIREGGRPAAFLPFHRSPLGVGRAVGLGVSDAQGLVHRPGFRWDARELLGACGLSVLEFDHLVDGQQPFHNASLRPHASPVIDVDQGYEAYLERLRAQSPKFVRTTLAKERKLGRDVGPVRYVHDERDPEALRTLARWKSAQYRRTGRSDRFAQPWIVRLVRDLFHTRTDSFAGLLSVLYAGDRPIAAHFGPRTRSVLSCWFPAYDAELAKYSPGLVLHLRMAEAAAAASMAYLDMGRGKAEYKDSLKTRELRVAEGWVMRPHPVALGHWACRAPVRALRNAVLARPELRDPADRLLKRVGRIRSGH; encoded by the coding sequence ATGGACGTCACCGTGCAGCACCCGCACGAGCTGAGCGACGCCGACCGGGTCGCCTGGACCGAGCTGCAGTCCGCGGCGCCGTCCCGGGGCGCGCCGCAGCTGGCCAACCCGTTCCTCGCCCCCGAGTTCGCGCTGGCCGTGGGCCGCTGCCGCGGCGGGGTGCGGATCGCGGTGATCCGGGAGGGCGGCCGGCCGGCGGCGTTCCTGCCCTTCCACCGTTCGCCGCTCGGTGTGGGCCGGGCGGTCGGGCTGGGCGTCTCGGACGCGCAGGGCCTGGTGCACCGGCCCGGATTCCGGTGGGACGCACGGGAACTGCTGGGTGCCTGCGGGCTGTCGGTGCTGGAGTTCGACCACCTGGTGGACGGCCAGCAGCCGTTCCACAACGCCTCGTTGCGCCCGCACGCCTCGCCGGTCATCGACGTGGACCAGGGGTACGAGGCGTATCTGGAGCGGCTGCGCGCGCAGTCGCCGAAGTTCGTCCGCACCACCCTGGCCAAGGAGCGCAAGCTCGGCCGGGACGTCGGGCCGGTGCGCTACGTCCACGACGAGCGGGATCCGGAGGCGCTGCGCACCCTCGCCCGGTGGAAGTCCGCGCAGTACCGCAGGACGGGCCGCAGCGACCGCTTCGCCCAGCCCTGGATCGTGCGGCTCGTCAGGGACCTGTTCCACACCCGCACCGACTCCTTCGCGGGCCTGCTGTCGGTGCTGTACGCCGGTGACCGGCCGATCGCCGCGCACTTCGGGCCGCGCACGCGGTCCGTGCTGTCCTGCTGGTTCCCGGCGTACGACGCGGAGCTCGCGAAGTACTCGCCGGGCCTGGTGCTGCATCTGCGGATGGCCGAGGCGGCGGCCGCGGCGTCGATGGCGTACCTCGACATGGGGCGCGGCAAGGCCGAGTACAAGGACTCCCTCAAGACGCGGGAGCTGCGGGTGGCCGAGGGGTGGGTGATGCGGCCGCACCCCGTCGCGCTGGGGCACTGGGCCTGCCGCGCCCCGGTACGGGCGCTGCGCAACGCCGTACTGGCCCGCCCCGAGCTGCGCGACCCCGCGGACCGCCTGCTCAAACGGGTGGGACGGATCCGGTCGGGGCACTGA
- a CDS encoding YoaK family protein translates to MEPPSGTALIVIMVGLTVATGVLDAVSFLALGQVFTATQTGNLLFLGFGIAGQGGLPVVATVVSLGAFVLGAALGARLESTLARHGRQWFPMALAAEAVLLACSALAAWESGPARGVTLPPGRRYAVIGLMAMAMGMRNVTALRAAAPDLTTTVETRAMTALVSGSLLGRDRRLGYGTHAVPRRLTSVGAMFAGGLLGAVLIGLGTRPMLVILLVAALVAAVALLVPGMARRRAGAEE, encoded by the coding sequence GTGGAACCCCCGAGCGGGACCGCGCTGATCGTGATCATGGTGGGCCTCACCGTGGCCACCGGAGTGCTCGACGCCGTCAGCTTCCTGGCGCTGGGTCAGGTGTTCACCGCCACCCAGACCGGCAATCTGCTCTTCCTCGGCTTCGGCATCGCCGGGCAGGGCGGGCTGCCGGTGGTCGCGACGGTCGTCTCCCTGGGGGCCTTCGTGCTCGGCGCGGCCCTGGGGGCGCGGCTGGAGTCGACGCTGGCCCGCCACGGGCGGCAGTGGTTCCCGATGGCGCTCGCCGCCGAGGCGGTGCTGCTGGCGTGTTCGGCGCTGGCCGCCTGGGAGTCGGGCCCGGCCCGGGGGGTGACGCTGCCGCCGGGGCGGCGCTATGCGGTGATCGGGCTGATGGCGATGGCGATGGGCATGCGGAACGTCACCGCCCTGCGGGCCGCCGCACCGGACCTCACCACCACCGTGGAGACCCGGGCGATGACCGCCCTCGTCAGCGGTTCGCTGCTGGGCCGCGACCGGCGGCTGGGGTACGGCACCCACGCCGTGCCGCGCCGGCTGACCTCGGTCGGCGCGATGTTCGCGGGCGGCCTCCTGGGGGCCGTGCTGATCGGTCTGGGCACCCGTCCGATGCTGGTGATCCTGCTGGTGGCGGCCCTCGTCGCGGCCGTCGCGCTGCTGGTGCCCGGCATGGCCCGCCGCCGCGCGGGCGCCGAGGAATGA
- a CDS encoding MFS transporter, protein MTDTTSPTPDRRGGTTPAGHRAAARLDRLPPSRWHRRITLVVGIGAFFDLYEIFLGGVLAAVLAEQWHLGHTAKSWVIAAGFLGMFAGANVLSVLADRFGRRRMFLVNLGSYAFFSLLCAFAPDLSWLLALRALSGLGLGAELVLVDTYLAEFLPRAVRGRYIAWAYTLGFVGVPVAALLGARLVAAHQPLGVDGWRWLLVAGALGAAFIQLMRRRLPESPRWLTVQGRGAEAERIVAGLEERVARETGGSLPSVPEAETVPERKVPLGEMFRGDHRRRTVMWWIFQVLQTVGYYGFGSLAPVVLTAKGHTVTESLLYAALSFCGYPLGSALSVPLIDRIERRTLIIASALGIAGCGLAFGFADATWAIVAFGFLLTVCSNVFSNAFHVYQTEIFPTGLRSSAIGIAYSLSRLTSVVLPFVALSVLDALGPAAVFSASAGLMLLLCLDVALLGPRTTGRSLERI, encoded by the coding sequence ATGACGGACACCACCTCACCCACGCCGGACCGGCGCGGGGGGACGACCCCCGCCGGCCACCGGGCGGCCGCACGGCTGGACCGGCTGCCGCCGTCCCGGTGGCACCGCAGGATCACCCTCGTCGTCGGCATCGGCGCCTTCTTCGACCTCTACGAGATCTTCCTCGGCGGGGTGCTGGCCGCGGTCCTGGCCGAGCAGTGGCACCTCGGGCACACCGCGAAGTCCTGGGTGATCGCCGCCGGCTTCCTCGGGATGTTCGCCGGGGCCAATGTGCTGTCGGTGCTCGCCGACCGGTTCGGGCGGCGCCGGATGTTCCTGGTCAACCTCGGGTCCTACGCGTTCTTCTCCCTGCTGTGCGCGTTCGCGCCGGACCTGTCGTGGCTGCTGGCCCTGCGCGCGCTGTCGGGCCTCGGGCTGGGCGCCGAACTCGTGCTGGTGGACACCTATCTCGCGGAGTTCCTGCCCCGCGCGGTGCGCGGCCGCTACATCGCCTGGGCCTACACCCTGGGCTTCGTCGGCGTTCCGGTCGCCGCACTGCTCGGCGCCCGCCTGGTGGCCGCGCACCAGCCGCTGGGCGTCGACGGCTGGCGCTGGCTGCTGGTCGCCGGCGCGCTGGGGGCCGCCTTCATCCAGCTGATGCGCCGCCGACTGCCGGAGTCGCCGCGCTGGTTGACGGTGCAGGGACGGGGCGCGGAGGCCGAGCGGATCGTCGCCGGGCTGGAGGAGCGGGTGGCCCGGGAGACCGGCGGCAGCCTGCCGTCCGTACCGGAGGCGGAGACCGTACCGGAACGCAAGGTGCCGCTCGGCGAGATGTTCCGCGGTGACCACCGGCGGCGGACCGTCATGTGGTGGATCTTCCAGGTGCTGCAGACCGTCGGCTACTACGGCTTCGGTTCGCTGGCGCCGGTGGTGCTCACCGCGAAGGGCCACACCGTCACCGAGTCGCTGCTCTACGCGGCGCTCAGCTTCTGCGGCTATCCGCTGGGCTCCGCGCTGTCCGTCCCGCTGATCGACCGGATCGAGCGCCGCACCCTGATCATCGCCTCCGCGCTCGGCATCGCCGGCTGCGGCCTGGCCTTCGGCTTCGCCGACGCCACCTGGGCGATCGTCGCCTTCGGCTTCCTGCTGACGGTGTGCAGCAACGTCTTCTCCAACGCCTTCCACGTCTACCAGACCGAGATCTTCCCGACCGGACTGCGCAGCAGCGCGATCGGCATCGCCTACTCGCTGTCCCGGCTCACCTCGGTCGTGCTGCCGTTCGTCGCGCTGAGCGTGCTCGACGCCCTCGGGCCGGCCGCGGTGTTCAGCGCGTCCGCCGGGCTGATGCTGCTGCTGTGCCTGGACGTGGCCCTGCTCGGCCCGCGCACCACCGGGCGCAGCCTGGAACGCATCTGA
- a CDS encoding type ISP restriction/modification enzyme, with translation MTAKQDAPRLSDLMPWSVAPLRLGRSWVRAPDPATLRARWQALVDAEDAAARERLFRPSRARTLHSAVGQLPGQATATGRLYRASGPCPEPVRILHGPFDPQWLLPDHRLIDAARPELWRVADGHQLYAVEWGQVPQAPGPAVGCSALLPDGRSPAGRPGRIHPLYRRPGGREPNLAPGLLDLLTRQLGRPVGPAELLAWILASAGHSPDGAVVPLTADPDVFGRGLALGERLLWLGTRGAHAPGGAGSGERPRMPGGRRPYVRSALPARGMPAALGYDAEDEALLLGSGRIAPVPAGAWDFHAGGVRVLEAWFAERAGTAADGATRPEDGSLAALRPTDWPQEWTSELLELITVLALLAELEPSRAELADRTADGPRLTAEALRAAGVLPAPLAARRPASVLDHHEEGPDGQFALL, from the coding sequence GTGACGGCGAAGCAGGACGCGCCACGGCTGTCCGATCTCATGCCGTGGTCGGTGGCACCGCTGCGGCTCGGCCGCTCCTGGGTGCGGGCACCGGACCCGGCGACGCTGCGCGCGCGGTGGCAGGCGCTGGTCGACGCCGAGGACGCGGCGGCCCGCGAGCGGCTGTTCCGGCCGTCCCGCGCCCGGACCCTGCACTCCGCGGTCGGCCAGCTGCCGGGGCAGGCCACCGCGACCGGGCGGCTGTACCGGGCGAGCGGGCCCTGCCCCGAGCCGGTGCGGATTCTGCACGGCCCGTTCGACCCGCAGTGGCTGCTGCCCGACCACCGGCTGATCGACGCGGCCCGGCCCGAGCTGTGGAGGGTGGCGGACGGGCACCAGCTGTACGCGGTCGAGTGGGGCCAGGTCCCGCAGGCACCGGGCCCCGCGGTGGGGTGCTCGGCGCTGCTGCCCGACGGCCGGTCACCGGCCGGCCGGCCGGGGCGGATCCACCCGCTGTACCGGCGGCCCGGCGGCCGGGAGCCGAACCTGGCGCCGGGGCTGCTCGACCTGCTCACCCGCCAGCTGGGCCGCCCGGTCGGCCCGGCGGAGCTGCTCGCCTGGATCCTCGCGAGCGCCGGCCACTCCCCCGACGGCGCCGTGGTGCCGCTGACCGCCGACCCCGACGTCTTCGGCCGCGGCCTCGCCCTCGGCGAACGGCTGCTGTGGCTCGGCACCCGGGGCGCCCACGCCCCCGGGGGTGCCGGCTCCGGGGAGCGGCCGCGGATGCCCGGCGGCCGCCGCCCCTACGTCCGCTCGGCGCTGCCCGCCCGCGGCATGCCCGCCGCCCTCGGCTACGACGCCGAGGACGAGGCCCTCCTGCTCGGCAGCGGCCGGATCGCGCCGGTGCCGGCGGGCGCCTGGGACTTCCACGCCGGCGGGGTGCGCGTCCTGGAGGCGTGGTTCGCCGAACGCGCCGGGACGGCGGCGGACGGGGCGACGCGGCCCGAGGACGGGTCGCTGGCCGCGCTGCGTCCCACGGACTGGCCCCAGGAGTGGACCTCCGAGCTGCTGGAGCTGATCACCGTGCTGGCCCTGCTGGCCGAACTGGAGCCGTCACGGGCCGAGTTGGCGGACCGCACGGCGGACGGGCCCCGGCTGACGGCGGAGGCCCTGCGGGCGGCCGGCGTCCTGCCGGCTCCGCTCGCGGCCCGCCGCCCGGCCTCCGTCCTCGACCATCACGAAGAGGGCCCGGACGGCCAGTTCGCCCTGCTGTGA
- a CDS encoding glycosyltransferase family 2 protein encodes MNPRRPAVGPGLGISVVICVHTEDRWDDILAAVASVRGQSHPAHELLLVVDHHQRLLGRLTEHFARAPGVARPPGPPPTPLRVLANAGPRGLSAGRNTGIAAAGGEVIAFLDDDAVAERDWLHHFAAAYADPAVMAVGGRTEPVWESGSRPPWFPEEFDWVVGCTYRGLPPGKVRVRNVLGGNASFRRTVFDLVGGFTTGIGRDGDRRPLGCEETELCIRISQALPDAVLLIDDRAVIHHRVPAERRRFGYFRGRAYAEGLSKALVARSVGARDGLAAERRHTVRVLPAGVLRGVRDALLGRPGGAARAGAIVAGAAAAAGGYAWGTVRARMKPIPLSRRAVDDALGEPPAAAAHEGAPA; translated from the coding sequence GTGAACCCCCGGAGACCGGCCGTCGGGCCGGGCCTCGGGATCTCGGTGGTCATCTGCGTCCACACCGAGGACCGCTGGGACGACATCCTGGCCGCGGTGGCGTCCGTCCGCGGGCAGTCCCACCCCGCCCATGAGCTGCTGCTGGTGGTGGACCACCACCAGCGGCTGCTCGGCCGGCTCACGGAGCACTTCGCGCGCGCTCCCGGGGTCGCGCGCCCGCCCGGGCCGCCCCCGACGCCCCTGCGGGTGCTGGCCAACGCGGGACCGCGCGGGCTGTCCGCCGGCCGGAACACCGGTATCGCCGCCGCCGGCGGCGAGGTCATCGCGTTCCTGGACGACGACGCGGTGGCCGAGCGGGACTGGCTGCACCACTTCGCCGCGGCCTACGCGGACCCGGCGGTGATGGCGGTCGGCGGGCGCACCGAGCCGGTCTGGGAGTCCGGGAGCCGCCCGCCGTGGTTCCCCGAGGAGTTCGACTGGGTGGTGGGCTGCACCTACCGCGGCCTGCCCCCGGGGAAGGTGCGGGTGCGCAACGTGCTGGGCGGCAACGCCTCGTTCCGCAGGACGGTGTTCGACCTCGTCGGCGGCTTCACCACGGGCATCGGGCGGGACGGCGACCGGCGGCCGCTGGGCTGCGAGGAGACCGAACTGTGCATCCGGATCAGCCAGGCGCTGCCGGACGCGGTGCTGCTGATCGACGACCGGGCGGTGATCCACCACCGGGTGCCGGCCGAGCGCCGGCGGTTCGGGTACTTCCGCGGCCGGGCGTACGCCGAGGGCCTGTCCAAGGCACTGGTGGCACGCAGCGTCGGCGCCCGGGACGGGCTCGCGGCCGAGCGGCGGCACACCGTGCGGGTGCTGCCGGCCGGGGTGCTGCGCGGCGTCCGGGACGCGCTGCTGGGCCGGCCCGGCGGGGCCGCCCGGGCCGGCGCGATCGTGGCCGGGGCGGCGGCCGCGGCGGGCGGCTACGCCTGGGGCACGGTACGGGCCCGGATGAAGCCGATCCCGCTGTCCCGCAGGGCGGTTGACGACGCGTTGGGTGAGCCCCCGGCCGCCGCGGCGCACGAGGGGGCACCGGCATGA
- a CDS encoding glycosyltransferase family 2 protein, whose product MNSFLRPADADEPPLTLLPDPAVYRPVSSHLAIAPPVSVVIPAMNEAENLPYVFKTLPDWIHEVVLVDGNSTDDTVAVARELWPAVTVVTQRGKGKGDALISGFAACTGEIIVMIDADGSADGNEIVSYVSALVSGADFAKGSRFANGGGTDDMTPVRKLGNRVLTALVNAKFGARYTDLCYGYNAFWRHCLHHIALDCAGFEVETLMNIRVVKAGLRVQEIPSHEYNRIHGVSNLRAVRDGLRVLKVIARERGARRKRLARPALITGDAL is encoded by the coding sequence ATGAACTCGTTCCTTCGCCCCGCCGACGCGGACGAACCGCCGCTGACGCTGCTGCCGGACCCTGCCGTCTACCGTCCCGTCTCCTCACATCTGGCCATCGCCCCACCGGTCAGTGTCGTCATTCCGGCGATGAACGAGGCGGAAAATCTCCCGTACGTCTTCAAGACCCTGCCGGACTGGATCCACGAAGTGGTCCTGGTCGACGGCAACTCCACGGATGACACGGTCGCCGTCGCCCGGGAGCTGTGGCCGGCCGTCACGGTCGTCACCCAGCGCGGCAAGGGCAAGGGCGATGCGCTGATCAGCGGCTTCGCGGCCTGCACCGGCGAGATCATCGTGATGATCGACGCGGACGGCTCGGCCGACGGCAACGAGATCGTCAGCTATGTCTCGGCGCTGGTGTCGGGGGCCGACTTCGCCAAGGGCTCGCGGTTCGCCAACGGCGGCGGCACGGACGACATGACGCCGGTCCGCAAGCTCGGCAACCGCGTGCTGACCGCCCTCGTCAACGCCAAGTTCGGCGCCCGCTACACCGACCTGTGCTACGGATACAACGCCTTCTGGCGGCACTGCCTGCACCACATCGCCCTGGACTGCGCCGGTTTCGAGGTCGAGACGCTGATGAACATCCGGGTGGTCAAGGCCGGGCTGCGGGTGCAGGAGATCCCCAGCCACGAGTACAACCGCATCCACGGCGTCAGCAACCTCCGGGCGGTACGCGACGGACTGCGGGTGCTGAAGGTGATCGCCCGCGAGCGCGGCGCGCGGCGCAAGCGGCTGGCCCGGCCCGCACTGATCACCGGGGACGCGCTGTGA
- the hmgA gene encoding homogentisate 1,2-dioxygenase, translating to MTGTGNEQARKTAEGLAYATGFGNEHSSEAVPGALPVGRNSPQRAPLGLYAEQLSGSAFTEPRAGNRRSWLYRIRPSAAHPPFVRGEQRALRSAPFTDCAADPNRLRWNPLPAPEGPTDFVDGLWTLGGNGDATQRTGMAVHLYHANASMERRVFSDADGELLIVPERGGLLLRTEFGLLRAEPGEVALIPRGVRFRVELLDAAPDGQGPTARGYVCENYGRPFQLPDLGPIGANGLANARDFRAPLAAYEDVEGPVEVVNKFCGNLWTATYDHSPLDVVAWHGSHVPYVYDLRRFNVIGSISYDHPDPSIFTVLTSPSDTPGLAGVDFVVFAPRWLVGEDTFRPPYFHRNVMTEYMGLIEGAYDAKTAGEGGFVPGGGSLHNMMSAHGPDRETFDRASAAELAPQKIDDGLAFMFETRWPLTLTEQARDAGHLQRGYDDVWQGLQRHFRL from the coding sequence ATGACAGGTACGGGCAACGAGCAGGCGAGGAAGACGGCCGAGGGGCTGGCGTACGCCACCGGCTTCGGCAACGAGCACAGCTCGGAGGCCGTCCCCGGCGCGCTGCCGGTGGGGCGCAACTCCCCGCAGCGGGCCCCGCTCGGGCTCTACGCCGAGCAGCTGAGCGGATCGGCGTTCACCGAGCCGCGCGCCGGCAACCGCCGCTCCTGGCTCTACCGCATCCGCCCGTCGGCCGCCCATCCGCCGTTCGTCCGCGGCGAGCAGCGCGCCCTCCGCTCGGCGCCGTTCACCGACTGCGCCGCCGACCCCAACCGGCTGCGCTGGAACCCGCTGCCCGCCCCCGAGGGCCCGACGGACTTCGTCGACGGTCTGTGGACCCTGGGCGGCAACGGCGACGCGACGCAGCGCACCGGCATGGCGGTGCACCTCTACCACGCCAACGCCTCCATGGAGCGGCGGGTGTTCAGCGACGCGGACGGCGAGCTGCTGATCGTGCCGGAGCGCGGCGGGCTGCTGCTGCGCACCGAATTCGGCCTGCTGCGCGCCGAACCGGGCGAGGTGGCCCTGATCCCGCGCGGGGTCCGCTTCCGCGTCGAGCTGCTGGACGCCGCCCCCGACGGGCAGGGCCCGACCGCCCGCGGCTACGTCTGCGAGAACTACGGCCGGCCCTTCCAGCTGCCCGACCTCGGCCCGATCGGCGCCAACGGCCTCGCCAACGCCCGCGACTTCCGCGCGCCGCTGGCCGCCTACGAGGACGTCGAGGGCCCGGTCGAGGTCGTCAACAAGTTCTGCGGCAACCTCTGGACCGCCACCTACGACCACTCGCCGCTGGACGTCGTCGCCTGGCACGGCAGTCACGTCCCGTACGTCTACGACCTGCGGCGCTTCAACGTCATCGGCTCGATCAGCTATGACCACCCCGACCCGTCGATCTTCACCGTGCTCACCTCGCCCTCGGACACCCCGGGCCTGGCGGGCGTGGACTTCGTGGTCTTCGCCCCGCGCTGGCTGGTCGGCGAGGACACCTTCCGGCCGCCCTACTTCCACCGCAACGTGATGACCGAGTACATGGGCCTGATCGAGGGGGCGTACGACGCCAAGACGGCCGGCGAGGGCGGTTTCGTGCCGGGCGGCGGGTCGCTGCACAACATGATGTCCGCGCACGGGCCCGACCGGGAGACCTTCGACCGGGCGAGCGCCGCCGAGCTGGCACCGCAGAAGATCGACGACGGGCTGGCGTTCATGTTCGAGACACGCTGGCCGCTGACGCTCACCGAGCAGGCCCGGGACGCCGGACACCTCCAGCGCGGCTACGACGACGTATGGCAGGGTCTCCAGCGCCACTTCCGCCTGTGA